The Methanococcoides methylutens MM1 genome has a window encoding:
- a CDS encoding DUF2180 family protein, with protein sequence MMTKCYDCMEEGKETEAVAVCIVCGKALCMDHSKELILPVSVGKPPHVKHLHNGLPRNMCNYCLGNVVDEGFCV encoded by the coding sequence ATGATGACAAAATGTTATGACTGTATGGAAGAAGGCAAAGAAACTGAAGCTGTAGCTGTTTGCATCGTATGTGGAAAAGCTCTTTGTATGGATCATTCAAAAGAACTGATTCTCCCTGTTTCTGTCGGGAAGCCGCCTCATGTCAAACACCTGCACAATGGACTTCCAAGGAACATGTGCAACTATTGCTTGGGCAATGTAGTAGATGAAGGATTCTGTGTGTGA
- a CDS encoding DUF2180 family protein, translating to MKCYECAKNGKDTDAVGICIVCGEGVCKDHLKREKIPLWDGEFDVKLRCMGESCKLKDVDPQLKILCTKCHYALVENN from the coding sequence ATGAAATGTTATGAATGTGCAAAGAACGGAAAAGACACAGATGCCGTAGGTATCTGTATCGTATGTGGTGAAGGAGTTTGTAAAGACCATCTTAAGCGTGAGAAAATACCTCTATGGGATGGTGAGTTTGATGTCAAGCTCAGGTGCATGGGCGAATCATGTAAACTAAAGGATGTGGATCCACAGCTTAAGATATTGTGCACGAAATGCCATTATGCTCTGGTGGAGAACAATTGA
- a CDS encoding adenylate kinase family protein codes for MIIGLTGTPGTGKTSVCRILEAHGYRVIHMNELIKSEHLYSEVDKERDTVVADMDRVFSRVCELVGDDSDVTILDSHMAHHIADTVIVLRTAPSELTQRLKARSYSESKVQENVEAECLDVVLVESVEWCQKVYEVDTTGRMAEDVEEDVERIISGVLSGDDTLVYEQYKPGSFDWSEEIF; via the coding sequence ATGATAATCGGACTTACCGGAACTCCCGGCACAGGAAAGACCTCTGTCTGCAGGATCCTTGAGGCTCATGGGTATCGTGTAATTCACATGAACGAACTCATCAAGAGTGAACATCTCTATTCTGAGGTCGACAAGGAAAGAGATACTGTTGTAGCTGATATGGACAGGGTCTTTTCCAGGGTATGTGAGCTTGTGGGAGATGATTCTGATGTGACCATACTTGACAGTCATATGGCTCACCATATTGCTGATACGGTAATTGTTCTGCGTACTGCTCCTTCAGAACTTACCCAACGCCTGAAAGCGCGCAGTTATTCCGAGTCTAAAGTGCAGGAGAACGTTGAAGCTGAATGTCTTGATGTTGTTCTAGTGGAATCAGTGGAGTGGTGCCAGAAGGTCTATGAGGTGGACACTACAGGAAGAATGGCTGAGGACGTTGAAGAAGATGTTGAGAGAATCATCTCCGGGGTTCTTTCAGGCGATGACACTCTCGTTTACGAGCAGTATAAACCAGGTTCGTTCGACTGGAGCGAAGAAATATTCTAA
- a CDS encoding ferredoxin--NADP reductase: MEFEAPITEIIPQTHDVKSFRFERPEDFEYKAGQYFFVSIPVAGDIQRKPLTISSSPTEKGFLEFTKKLTGHEFSNALDAMEVGDVLTINGPYGRFTFEGEFDKIALISGGIGITPMISICRYCSDKKTGTDLIILSSNKAAEDIAFREELEEMDNEHSNLKVVHTLTRADDDWPGCKGRICDTIIMDYIPDFMDRVIYVCGPPAMMKATEELLLNMGVPKEQIKKEALVGF; the protein is encoded by the coding sequence ATGGAATTTGAAGCACCTATTACTGAAATTATACCGCAGACTCATGACGTTAAGAGTTTCAGGTTCGAAAGGCCTGAAGATTTTGAGTATAAAGCCGGACAGTATTTCTTTGTAAGCATTCCTGTGGCTGGAGATATTCAACGTAAGCCTTTAACTATTTCAAGCAGTCCTACCGAAAAGGGATTTCTGGAATTTACCAAGAAGCTCACCGGACATGAGTTCTCTAATGCACTTGATGCTATGGAGGTTGGTGATGTTCTGACCATAAACGGTCCCTACGGCAGGTTTACTTTTGAAGGTGAGTTCGATAAGATCGCCCTGATCAGTGGTGGTATAGGTATAACTCCTATGATCAGTATCTGCAGATATTGCAGTGACAAGAAGACCGGCACTGATCTCATTATCCTGAGCAGCAACAAGGCTGCTGAAGACATTGCTTTCAGGGAAGAACTTGAGGAAATGGATAATGAACATTCCAACCTTAAAGTCGTTCACACTCTTACCAGGGCTGACGATGACTGGCCTGGTTGTAAAGGACGCATATGTGATACTATTATCATGGACTATATCCCCGATTTCATGGATCGTGTGATCTATGTATGTGGTCCTCCGGCAATGATGAAAGCAACAGAGGAATTGTTGCTTAACATGGGTGTGCCTAAGGAACAGATAAAGAAGGAAGCACTTGTTGGTTTCTAA
- a CDS encoding flavodoxin family protein — MSGNSIKLLGISGSPRKKGTDHMVREALKFADEKFDVETDYFSAKGKDLKFCIHCDHCVRTKQGCIHKDDMLELYEKMQWADAWIIGTPVYQGTISGQTKVMMDRCRAVVARDPKVFLNKVGAGMADGGDRVGGQEPALQTIHNFYIISEMLPISGGSFGSNLGGTFWSQDKGAEGIEEDEEGLRSMRKTVRKLIRTAQMVKKASVEDE, encoded by the coding sequence ATATCTGGTAATTCAATTAAACTTCTTGGAATATCCGGAAGTCCCCGAAAGAAGGGGACTGATCATATGGTCAGGGAAGCCCTGAAGTTCGCAGATGAGAAATTTGATGTGGAAACTGATTATTTCTCTGCAAAAGGAAAGGACCTGAAGTTCTGTATCCATTGTGACCATTGTGTCCGGACCAAACAGGGCTGCATTCATAAGGACGATATGCTGGAACTCTATGAAAAGATGCAATGGGCAGATGCCTGGATCATCGGTACTCCTGTTTACCAGGGAACAATCAGTGGTCAGACAAAGGTCATGATGGACAGGTGCCGTGCTGTGGTTGCCCGTGATCCAAAGGTCTTCCTTAACAAGGTGGGTGCAGGAATGGCCGACGGTGGAGATCGCGTTGGCGGTCAGGAGCCTGCATTGCAGACGATCCACAACTTTTACATCATCAGTGAAATGCTTCCGATCTCTGGAGGCTCCTTTGGTTCAAATCTTGGAGGTACTTTCTGGTCACAGGACAAGGGCGCTGAGGGCATAGAAGAGGACGAGGAGGGTTTGAGAAGCATGCGAAAGACTGTCCGTAAGCTGATCCGGACTGCCCAAATGGTGAAGAAAGCATCTGTGGAGGATGAATAA
- the fpoF gene encoding F420H2 dehydrogenase subunit FpoF: protein MVHPKIMDVINFDVCTACGACVSACPAGAITMGKAAEIRDPDNLELYTHGAAPNVCEGCLTCSRICPVVDGYYEDEFANVRSFLAAKSNIAGQDGGVTSAIARSLLRQGEIDCVVGITMNEKWETELELFTNAEDVEKAKGTKYTYDSVLSALRDPFNEYEKIAVIGVPCQAHGARLISENVNDKIVLIIGLLCMESFYHDVMQEKIIPEIMGVNIADVKKMDFGKGKFWAYTKDGEEHSVKIAEVAPHARNPCHHCNDYTSVFADISVGSVGTPDGWNCVLIRTDAGEKYFKMVESELEFMEDPKPGMGLIEKLANMKHGNNSEHYREVYEKFSFECEGAPFR from the coding sequence ATGGTCCATCCAAAAATTATGGACGTCATCAATTTTGACGTCTGTACTGCTTGTGGGGCATGCGTATCAGCATGTCCTGCCGGTGCAATAACAATGGGCAAGGCTGCGGAGATCCGCGACCCTGACAACCTTGAGCTCTATACCCATGGTGCTGCTCCAAATGTATGTGAGGGATGTCTTACATGCAGCAGGATCTGTCCTGTGGTAGACGGTTACTATGAGGACGAGTTCGCAAATGTCAGAAGCTTCCTTGCTGCAAAGAGCAACATTGCCGGTCAGGACGGCGGTGTCACCTCAGCTATTGCACGGTCACTCCTTAGACAGGGTGAGATCGACTGTGTTGTCGGTATCACTATGAACGAAAAATGGGAAACCGAGCTTGAACTCTTCACAAATGCGGAAGATGTCGAGAAAGCCAAAGGTACAAAGTACACATACGATTCCGTTCTTTCAGCTCTGAGAGATCCATTCAACGAGTATGAGAAGATCGCTGTGATCGGTGTACCATGTCAGGCACACGGCGCAAGACTCATCTCTGAGAATGTCAACGACAAGATCGTCCTCATCATAGGTCTGCTCTGTATGGAGAGTTTCTACCATGATGTTATGCAGGAAAAGATCATCCCTGAGATCATGGGTGTCAACATCGCAGATGTTAAGAAGATGGACTTCGGAAAAGGTAAGTTCTGGGCATACACCAAAGATGGTGAAGAGCACAGCGTAAAAATTGCAGAGGTAGCACCTCATGCAAGGAACCCATGCCACCACTGCAATGACTACACATCAGTCTTTGCTGACATCTCAGTAGGTTCAGTAGGCACCCCTGATGGCTGGAACTGTGTACTGATACGCACCGATGCCGGTGAGAAGTACTTCAAGATGGTTGAAAGTGAACTTGAGTTCATGGAAGATCCAAAACCAGGAATGGGACTTATCGAAAAACTTGCAAACATGAAACACGGCAACAACTCTGAACACTATCGTGAAGTATACGAGAAGTTCTCATTTGAATGCGAGGGAGCACCCTTCCGTTAA
- the mer gene encoding 5,10-methylenetetrahydromethanopterin reductase has translation MTFGIEFVPNDPVLKIAHYAKLAEQQGFDNVWITDHYNNRDVYSTLAVLAMNTNSIKLGTGVTNPYTRNAAITASSIGAINEISGGRAILGLGPGDKATFDAMGISWDKPLTTTKENISALRSFFAGEKVTMDGDMVQFGGAKMAFKTGDVPIYMGAQGPKMLELAGEVADGVLINASHPKDFEVAVKQITAGAQKAGRDPKDVDVAAYACFSIDKDAAKARSAAKIVVAFIVAGSPDMVLERHGIDVAAKADIGGAIAKGDFGALMGDMVTNDMMDAFSISGTPDDCKARINELLDIGVTQIVAGSPIGPNKEKAIKLIGKEIIGGN, from the coding sequence ATGACATTCGGAATAGAATTCGTGCCAAATGATCCAGTGCTTAAGATCGCACACTACGCAAAGCTCGCAGAACAGCAGGGATTTGACAACGTGTGGATCACAGACCACTACAACAACCGTGACGTTTATTCAACACTGGCAGTTCTTGCCATGAACACAAACAGCATTAAGCTCGGTACCGGCGTTACAAACCCATACACCAGGAATGCAGCAATTACAGCTTCCAGTATCGGTGCTATTAACGAGATATCCGGCGGACGTGCAATCTTAGGTCTCGGCCCTGGTGACAAGGCAACCTTCGACGCAATGGGAATCTCCTGGGACAAGCCACTCACAACCACAAAGGAGAACATTTCCGCACTTCGTTCCTTCTTCGCAGGCGAAAAGGTCACAATGGACGGCGACATGGTCCAGTTCGGCGGCGCAAAGATGGCATTCAAGACCGGTGACGTACCTATCTACATGGGTGCACAGGGTCCAAAGATGCTCGAGCTCGCAGGAGAGGTCGCAGACGGTGTACTGATCAACGCATCACACCCAAAGGACTTTGAAGTAGCAGTCAAGCAGATCACCGCTGGTGCACAGAAAGCAGGCAGGGATCCAAAGGACGTAGATGTTGCAGCATATGCATGCTTCTCCATCGACAAGGACGCTGCAAAAGCAAGAAGCGCAGCAAAGATCGTTGTAGCTTTCATCGTTGCAGGTTCACCTGACATGGTCCTCGAGCGCCACGGCATTGATGTCGCTGCAAAGGCAGACATCGGCGGAGCAATCGCAAAGGGCGACTTCGGAGCACTCATGGGCGACATGGTCACAAACGATATGATGGATGCATTCTCCATTTCCGGTACACCAGACGACTGTAAGGCAAGGATCAACGAATTGCTTGACATCGGTGTAACCCAGATCGTTGCAGGTTCCCCAATCGGACCAAACAAAGAAAAAGCAATAAAACTCATCGGAAAGGAGATCATCGGAGGAAACTGA
- a CDS encoding inositol-3-phosphate synthase, translated as MDKIKIAIVGVGNCASSLIQGLEYYKDKAEKDAIGLMHWDIGGYKPFDIEVVAAFDIDERKVGKDVAEAIFAAPNCTTVFCSDIPETGVKVTMGNIKDGVSEHMVNYDDDYRFIPANEEESSDEKIVSVLKDSGAQILLNFLPVGSEIATRFYAQCALDAGIALVNNMPIFIASDPEWAKKFEEKGIPIIGDDIKAQLGATITHRTLADLFRKRGVKVERTYQLNTGGNTDFLNMLNRNRLSSKKTSKTEAVQSVLAERLDDHNIHVGPSDYVPWQQDNKLCFLRMEGKLFGDVPMNLELRLSVEDSPNSAGVVIDAIRCCKIALERGTGGILYSPASYFMKHPPKQFPDDDAFRMTNEFIEGKREN; from the coding sequence ATGGACAAAATAAAGATCGCAATCGTGGGAGTTGGCAACTGCGCCAGTTCACTGATCCAGGGCCTTGAATACTATAAAGACAAAGCGGAAAAAGATGCGATAGGACTAATGCATTGGGATATCGGCGGGTACAAGCCTTTTGATATTGAAGTAGTAGCGGCATTCGACATCGACGAGAGAAAGGTCGGAAAGGATGTTGCTGAAGCTATTTTTGCAGCCCCTAATTGCACAACGGTATTTTGTTCCGACATACCAGAGACCGGCGTAAAGGTCACAATGGGTAACATCAAGGACGGAGTTTCCGAACATATGGTCAACTACGATGACGATTACAGGTTCATACCTGCAAATGAAGAAGAGTCCTCAGATGAAAAGATCGTGTCCGTGTTGAAGGATTCCGGCGCACAGATCCTTTTGAACTTCCTCCCGGTAGGTTCTGAAATTGCAACACGCTTCTATGCACAGTGTGCACTCGATGCAGGTATTGCCCTTGTCAACAACATGCCGATCTTCATTGCCAGTGACCCTGAATGGGCAAAGAAGTTCGAAGAGAAGGGAATTCCTATCATAGGAGATGACATAAAAGCACAGCTTGGAGCAACCATCACCCACAGGACCCTTGCAGACCTGTTCAGGAAAAGGGGTGTCAAGGTTGAAAGGACATACCAGCTTAACACTGGCGGTAACACTGATTTCCTCAACATGCTCAACAGGAACAGGCTTTCCTCCAAGAAGACATCAAAGACAGAAGCAGTACAGTCCGTTCTTGCAGAGAGACTGGACGATCACAACATCCACGTAGGACCAAGCGATTACGTCCCATGGCAGCAGGACAACAAGCTATGCTTCCTGAGGATGGAAGGTAAGCTCTTCGGAGATGTACCAATGAACCTTGAACTTCGCCTTTCAGTGGAAGATTCACCAAACTCCGCAGGCGTTGTCATCGATGCTATCCGCTGCTGTAAGATCGCACTGGAAAGAGGAACAGGAGGAATACTTTATTCCCCGGCATCATACTTCATGAAGCACCCACCAAAGCAGTTCCCTGATGATGATGCGTTCCGCATGACAAACGAATTCATCGAAGGCAAGAGAGAGAACTAA
- a CDS encoding nicotinamide-nucleotide adenylyltransferase translates to MNMKRAFYIGRFQPFHLGHYSVITSIAEEVDELIIGIGSAQRTHEANNPFTAGERVMMIRHALEDIDVHFYALPIDDIKQNPIWVSYVTSRTPPFDTAYTNNPLVIELFEEAGIAVKQPPMYRREQYSGTEIRRRMLADEDWKHLVPDAVADVIDEIDGVRRLKRVSGTDGFDY, encoded by the coding sequence ATGAATATGAAAAGGGCATTTTACATAGGGCGCTTCCAGCCATTTCATCTTGGCCACTACTCTGTGATAACAAGTATCGCAGAAGAGGTTGATGAATTGATCATAGGGATAGGAAGTGCCCAAAGAACCCACGAGGCAAACAATCCATTTACCGCCGGTGAACGGGTCATGATGATAAGACATGCCCTTGAAGACATTGATGTTCATTTTTATGCTCTACCCATTGACGATATTAAACAAAATCCAATCTGGGTATCATACGTAACATCAAGAACCCCTCCATTTGACACAGCTTATACCAACAATCCTCTTGTAATCGAACTTTTTGAAGAGGCAGGAATAGCTGTAAAGCAACCACCGATGTACCGCAGGGAACAATATTCCGGTACAGAGATAAGAAGACGTATGCTTGCAGACGAGGACTGGAAACATCTTGTCCCGGATGCTGTTGCAGATGTCATTGATGAGATCGATGGTGTACGCCGTTTAAAACGTGTATCAGGAACCGATGGTTTCGATTACTAA
- a CDS encoding carboxymuconolactone decarboxylase family protein: protein MSESREVIESIGEKMGFTPQVLETLESIDPQFVRKYTRCDHKILTDGALPAKTKILMALAVVASKQCESCTVAQMRSALKHGATKEEIMETMEVISITSGAPAVAACRDALKLLK from the coding sequence ATGAGTGAAAGCAGAGAAGTAATTGAAAGTATTGGGGAAAAGATGGGTTTTACTCCTCAGGTTCTTGAAACACTGGAGTCCATTGATCCTCAGTTTGTCAGAAAGTACACCCGCTGTGATCATAAGATCCTGACCGATGGTGCCCTTCCGGCAAAGACAAAGATCCTGATGGCACTTGCTGTAGTAGCATCCAAGCAGTGTGAATCATGTACTGTGGCTCAGATGAGAAGCGCATTAAAACATGGTGCTACAAAAGAAGAAATTATGGAAACAATGGAAGTTATTTCCATCACTTCAGGAGCACCTGCTGTTGCAGCATGCCGTGATGCACTGAAATTGTTAAAATAA
- the afpA gene encoding archaeoflavoprotein AfpA yields the protein MKRIAWGITGSGDQIKETYDVMHDIKERTDIEFMVFLSKEGETVMKWYRMWDDIQRDFPNFKTDAGPNSPFIAGPLQVGHYDALIIAPATANSVAKMVHGIADTLVTNVVAQTAKGDTPIYVLAVDQKRGTVDTFAPNGKKMTLKMREVDVSNSEKLAQMENITLLEKPEDLYALVGLEMPE from the coding sequence ATGAAACGTATAGCATGGGGTATTACCGGTTCCGGGGATCAGATAAAAGAGACCTATGATGTAATGCATGATATCAAGGAACGGACTGACATTGAGTTCATGGTATTTCTTTCAAAGGAAGGGGAGACCGTGATGAAATGGTATCGTATGTGGGATGATATCCAGAGGGATTTCCCTAACTTCAAGACCGATGCAGGCCCGAATTCTCCTTTCATTGCCGGTCCTCTCCAGGTAGGCCATTATGATGCTCTTATTATCGCACCGGCTACTGCCAATAGTGTTGCCAAGATGGTACACGGTATTGCTGACACGCTGGTGACGAATGTGGTCGCACAGACTGCCAAGGGTGATACTCCTATCTATGTGCTGGCAGTTGACCAGAAAAGGGGAACTGTGGATACGTTTGCACCAAATGGAAAGAAGATGACTCTTAAGATGCGTGAGGTTGATGTTTCCAATTCGGAAAAACTCGCACAGATGGAGAACATCACATTGCTTGAGAAACCTGAAGACCTCTATGCTCTTGTAGGTTTGGAAATGCCTGAGTGA
- the rbr gene encoding rubrerythrin — MDLKGSETEKNLLKAFAGESQARNRYTYFASVARKAGYQQISAIFAETADNEKEHAKRLFKFLEGGEVEITASYPAGIIADTRANLEASADGENYEHTTMYPEFAEVAEKEGFPEIAEVFRNIAIAEKGHEERYRKLADNMDHEMVFRKDGTVAWRCRNCGYIHEGPEPPEECPACAHPQGYFELKAENY, encoded by the coding sequence ATGGATCTAAAAGGAAGTGAAACTGAAAAGAACCTGCTTAAGGCTTTTGCAGGTGAATCACAGGCGAGGAACAGGTATACCTACTTTGCATCAGTCGCAAGGAAGGCAGGATACCAGCAGATATCTGCTATCTTTGCTGAAACCGCTGACAATGAGAAGGAGCATGCAAAAAGGCTCTTCAAGTTCCTTGAAGGTGGCGAGGTGGAGATTACAGCTTCCTATCCTGCAGGTATCATCGCTGATACAAGGGCCAACCTTGAAGCTTCTGCTGATGGTGAGAACTACGAGCATACTACAATGTATCCGGAGTTTGCAGAAGTGGCTGAAAAGGAAGGTTTCCCTGAGATCGCAGAGGTATTCAGGAATATAGCTATTGCAGAGAAAGGCCATGAAGAACGCTACCGTAAACTTGCTGACAACATGGATCACGAAATGGTCTTCAGAAAGGACGGTACTGTTGCATGGAGATGCCGCAACTGTGGATACATCCACGAAGGTCCTGAACCGCCTGAAGAATGTCCTGCATGTGCACATCCACAGGGATATTTTGAGCTAAAGGCTGAAAACTATTGA
- a CDS encoding cytochrome c family protein, producing MVAGSAVAVEPTGFGEVDSEDFDSHSKCANCHAIIRSQWEGSMHAYAYTDPLYQAELVMASEDTGGQTDEFCVRCHSPIGVMGGEIPPLDNSMASDIALEGVQCDFCHTVPEGDVGNGAFVSTPGEVKWGPHDDAPSAAHESEFNEFYTEAEYCGMCHNVNSPFNGLPLDDTYTSWSESQYAEDEVTCQDCHMTPGITQFEANPGRAASGASKRDHISIHEIVGGNVFMLEELSDGLYGEKAVERLQMAATLDVSVPEEAAPGDEVTIDVSITNSGAGHKLPTGITEVRQMWLEVSVTDAEGKMLYSSGQLDSEGTIEDAVIYHTVLADADGEITDKLWEAESIVSDNRILPKETEVESHSFVMPEDAADPILVEAKLLYRSASQDMVDELFGEGTYDVPVIDMAKDYGSINGEADVPSNGTPGFTGLLLVISLVAAIGILRAKE from the coding sequence TTGGTCGCAGGGTCTGCTGTTGCAGTAGAACCAACAGGGTTTGGTGAAGTTGATTCGGAAGACTTCGACAGTCATTCAAAGTGCGCTAACTGTCATGCCATAATACGCAGCCAGTGGGAGGGAAGCATGCATGCTTATGCTTATACTGATCCGCTCTATCAGGCTGAGTTGGTTATGGCCAGTGAAGACACCGGCGGACAGACTGATGAGTTCTGTGTGCGCTGCCATTCTCCAATAGGTGTTATGGGCGGCGAGATACCTCCTCTCGATAATTCAATGGCGAGTGATATTGCTCTTGAAGGTGTCCAGTGTGATTTCTGTCATACTGTTCCTGAAGGTGATGTTGGAAATGGTGCATTTGTTTCCACTCCCGGAGAGGTGAAGTGGGGACCACATGACGATGCGCCATCAGCTGCCCATGAATCCGAGTTCAATGAGTTTTATACTGAGGCTGAGTATTGTGGGATGTGTCATAATGTGAACAGCCCGTTCAATGGCTTGCCTCTTGATGATACCTACACTTCCTGGTCTGAGAGCCAGTATGCTGAAGATGAGGTCACATGTCAGGACTGTCATATGACTCCGGGAATAACGCAATTCGAGGCAAACCCGGGCAGAGCCGCATCCGGTGCATCTAAGAGGGATCATATCTCAATACATGAGATCGTCGGAGGAAATGTCTTCATGCTGGAAGAGCTCAGTGATGGTCTGTACGGAGAAAAGGCTGTGGAGAGGCTTCAGATGGCTGCAACGCTCGATGTCTCTGTGCCAGAAGAAGCAGCCCCTGGTGACGAGGTCACTATTGATGTTTCGATTACCAATTCCGGGGCCGGACATAAGCTTCCAACGGGAATTACCGAGGTAAGGCAGATGTGGCTTGAGGTGTCTGTTACCGATGCCGAAGGCAAGATGTTGTACAGTTCTGGCCAGCTTGACTCAGAAGGAACTATCGAAGATGCAGTCATCTATCATACAGTTCTTGCCGATGCTGACGGTGAAATAACTGACAAGCTATGGGAGGCTGAATCCATTGTTTCAGATAACCGGATCCTTCCTAAAGAAACAGAAGTTGAATCCCATTCCTTTGTAATGCCTGAGGATGCCGCAGACCCTATACTCGTTGAAGCAAAGTTATTATATCGTTCTGCATCTCAGGATATGGTAGATGAACTGTTTGGTGAAGGTACCTATGATGTTCCGGTGATCGATATGGCCAAAGACTATGGTTCCATCAATGGTGAAGCTGATGTCCCATCTAACGGAACACCAGGATTCACTGGTCTCCTGCTTGTAATATCCCTGGTCGCAGCAATTGGTATCTTAAGGGCCAAAGAATAA
- a CDS encoding DUF429 domain-containing protein produces the protein MPSPPASPKSLVYGIDFSGSKTACKKIWVSRGTIHSRTLHIDNCCPISELMPENTGKERDNCLSFLRKLISTKAKAIFGLDLSMGLPEALNNDQNWESSILNFSKTYNSPEDFRTKCRNSMGNKEVKRKTEIQKKAPFCTYNLRLYKQTYYGISYIVEPLLKKGSARIIPIQEPHPEKALLAEVCPACTLKRKDIYMPYKGKNERELENRRMILSAMKTWKIELEDHVVEAALEDTEGDALDSILAAYAAYIALQRMDERASLAKEYISEGMIYD, from the coding sequence ATGCCCTCACCCCCTGCCAGCCCGAAATCCCTTGTATACGGGATTGACTTCAGCGGATCAAAGACCGCATGTAAGAAGATATGGGTCAGCAGGGGCACAATACACAGCAGAACACTTCACATCGATAATTGTTGCCCGATCTCTGAGCTGATGCCCGAAAACACCGGCAAGGAAAGGGACAACTGCCTTTCTTTTCTCCGCAAACTTATTTCAACCAAAGCGAAAGCTATCTTCGGCCTTGACCTTTCAATGGGACTGCCCGAAGCACTTAACAATGACCAAAACTGGGAAAGTTCCATACTTAACTTTTCTAAAACGTACAACTCTCCCGAAGACTTTCGCACCAAATGCCGCAATAGTATGGGCAATAAAGAAGTTAAGCGCAAGACTGAAATTCAGAAAAAAGCCCCATTTTGCACATATAACCTCAGGCTTTACAAGCAGACATACTATGGGATCAGTTACATCGTCGAACCACTGCTAAAAAAAGGATCTGCACGCATAATTCCAATACAGGAACCTCACCCTGAAAAGGCATTGTTGGCAGAGGTCTGCCCTGCCTGCACCCTCAAGAGGAAAGATATCTACATGCCCTACAAAGGAAAGAACGAAAGGGAACTGGAAAACCGGCGCATGATACTGTCTGCCATGAAGACATGGAAGATAGAACTTGAAGATCATGTCGTAGAAGCAGCTCTTGAGGACACAGAGGGTGATGCCCTTGATAGCATACTTGCAGCATACGCAGCATATATTGCCCTACAGAGAATGGATGAGCGTGCATCCTTAGCAAAAGAGTACATCTCAGAAGGTATGATCTACGACTGA